From Oreochromis niloticus isolate F11D_XX linkage group LG14, O_niloticus_UMD_NMBU, whole genome shotgun sequence, one genomic window encodes:
- the synrg gene encoding synergin gamma isoform X1: MALRPGSGGGGSFMYPVGGGLGPPQGMVPMQQQQQQQQQGFPMVPVMQPNMQGMMGMNFGGQMPPGAIPMQGGMAIGMQTPGMQFLGQPQFMGMRPAGPQYTADMQKQMAEEHQKRLEQQQKMLEEDRKRRQFEEQKQKLRLLSSVKPKTGEKSRDDALEAIKGNLDGFSRDAKMHPTPSSQTQKPDSSPSHPSVTAPSLPPAMSEDNDEFSDFQGPVDTPTSFPLPPSSSSSSSTTTPSSFGFSSQAQPSSFAPNIGFSEDDDEFSDFVQGPVNTFPSANFHLSSQSQVQSTFPPSQSLPSSVSIHTDTQHSAVSTSTQSAFQGPSLEEKLFSSCDLTADKTAQVSFKSKQSLAEMTPRAKVSTQFQPSTKARNWAAATEDLSSVFVAEKPPEAPVPAPKLPPSAAGSSPQTSSDSAGVGVYPQQEHIQTMLPAWVYNDSLVPEMFKKVLEITMTPAGIDTAKLYPILMSSGLPREALGQIWASANRTTPGMLTKEELYTVLALIGVAQSGLPAMNVEILGQFPSPPVPNLPALAMAMAPVMPQHQQPMMTQPPVSMAMPTAAPPPVMPMTPAAPAQPPTNTNFIASFPPAQVSQGTKADDDDFQDFQEAPKAGGDQAFSDFQGESGGSFPTTIVPQHQNSTPALLTPVSGSSSASVTSSDKYAVFKQLSVDQPAEPTPPASDIGDKYSVFRQLEQPAEKKSVGEGFADFKSVGTVDDGFTDFKTADSVSPLDPPDQAKLFQPSFPSAFPNSQSLQQLPQQPPAVSLSQPKNPLNMADLDLFSSIAPSVPAPTETKPSTFPSVSVPPSLVLLPGGAKPPGGGADEFGDFALFGSSSDSTRASAAGGAPSAPQDDFADFMAFGSSGGEPKGESSVGVQGETSTQQRSQQSSDKYDVFKQLSLEGGLAYDDTKESGAGSFSSLKSDNDDFADFQSSKFCTALGASEKTLVDKVAAFKQAKEDSASVKSLDLPSIGGSSVGKDDSEDALSVQLDMKLSDMGGDLKHVMSDSSLDLPGLSSHQPPATEGDDMKFDPFGTSALSTLASYDWSDRDESLPGEVRKPPGLEGAGLPSLVPTQRKELTFGSTENITSNSIANIITSFPAEDTSSADDKFEAFADFGSGDQGGVNNEDDFGDFASTVSEKSDSPAATAEAGSEGNQSEASDDFGAFQGDKPKFGRSDFLKASAQAKVKSSEEMIKNELATFDLSVQGSHKRSHSLGEKEIRRSPPSPAPEQPFRDRSNTLNEKPALPVIRDKYKDLTGEVEESERYAYEWQRCLESALEVITKANNTLNGISSSSVCTEVIQSAQGMEYLLGVVEVYRVSRRVELGIKATAVCSEKLQQQLKDISRVWNNLIGFMSLAKLAPDESSLDFSSCILRPGIKNAKDLACGVCLLNVDARSKNKEESTIGRLFKRALTKDRERSLRAFNSETDNFKLMYGGHQYHASCANFWINCVEPKPPGLILPDLL, translated from the exons ATGGCGCTGCGGCCGGGATCTGGGGGAGGTGGCAG TTTTATGTATCCTGTTGGAGGAGGCTTGGGACCGCCGCAAG gcATGGTACCcatgcagcaacagcagcagcagcaacagcagggCTTCCCCATGGTTCCTGTCATGCAGCCTAACATGCAGGGCATGATGGGAATGAACTTTGGAGGCCAGATGCCCCCAGGTGCCATCCCTATGCAG GGTGGAATGGCGATTGGGATGCAGACCCCTGGGATGCAGTTCTTGGGTCAGCCACAGTTCATGGGTATGAGACCAGCAGGACCCCAGTACACGGCTGACATGCAGAAACAGATGGCTGAAGAGCACCA AAAACGtctggagcagcagcagaaaatgctggaggaagacaggaaaagaagaCAATTTGAGGAGCAGAAACAGAAGCTGAGGTTGCTCAGCAGTGTCAAACCCAAG ACGGGGGAGAAGAGCCGTGATGATGCCTTGGAGGCAATCAAAGGCAACCTGGATGGTTTCAGCAGAGACGCAAAGATGCACCCCACTCCGTCATCTCAGACCCAGAAGCCAG actcatcaccatcgCACCCGTCTGTAACTGCTCCCTCCCTTCCCCCAGCTATGTCTGAGGATAATGATGAGTTTAGTGACTTTCAGGGCCCCGTCGATACCCCCACGTCGTTCCCTTTGCCcccctcctcatcctcttcctcctccaccaccactcCCTCCAGCTTCGGGTTCTCCTCTCAGGCCCAGCCTTCATCCTTTGCCCCCAACATAGGTTTCTCTGAGGACGATGACGAGTTTAGTGACTTTGTTCAGGGACCTGTAAACACTTTCCCTTCCGCCAACTTCCACCTCTCCTCTCAGTCGCAAGTCCAATCGACTTTTCCACCCTCACAATCCCTCCCTTCTTCTGTGTCCATTCACACTGACACCCAACACTCTGCTGTCAGCACCAGCACCCAGTCTGCATTTCAAG GCCCATCCCTGGAAGAGAAGCTGTTCTCCTCCTGTGATCTCACAGCTGATAAGACTGCGCAGGTTAGCTTTAAGTCCAAGCAGAGTTTGGCTGAAATGACTCCTAGAGCTAAAGTTTCAACCCAGTTTCAGCCCAGTACTAAAGCGAGGAATTGGGCCGCGGCCACCGAGGACTTGAGCTCTGTCTTCGTCGCAGAAAAGCCACCAGAGGCCCCGGTACCAGCGCCCAAACTCCCCCCATCAGCTGCTGGCTCATCTCCTCAAACCAGTAGTGACAGTG CAGGTGTTGGTGTGTACCCACAACAAGAGCACATTCAGACCATGCTGCCCGCCTGGGTTTACAACGACAGCCTCGTCCCAG aAATGTTCAAGAAGGTTCTTGAAATCACCATGACTCCAGCAGGGATAGACACAGCCAAACTCTACCCGATATTAATGTCATCAGGTCTTCCAAGGGAAGCACTCGGGCAAATCTGGGCTTCAGCCAACCGCACAACACCTGGCATGCTGACCAAGGAGGAGCTTTACACTGTACTTGCACTAATTGGGGTGGCGCAG AGTGGCCTCCCGGCAATGAACGTGGAAATCCTCGGCCAATTTCCTTCTCCTCCCGTGCCGAACCTGCCGGCCCTGGCTATGGCCATGGCCCCTGTCATGCCTCAGCACCAGCAGCCCATGATGACCCAGCCCCCGGTCTCCATGGCCATGCCCACAGCAGCCCCGCCACCAGTCATGCCTATGACACCGGCAGCACCGGCTCAGCCACCCACAAACACAAATTTCATTGCCAGTTTCCCTCCAGCACAGGTATCACAG GGAACCAAAGCCGATGACGATGACTTCCAGGACTTCCAGGAGGCTCCAAAGGCAGGAGGAGACCAAGCTTTCTCTGACTTTCAGGGGGAATCGGGAGGAAGCTTCCCTACTACCATTGTACCACAGCACCAAAACAG CACGCCTGCCTTGCTGACTCCAGTGTCTGGTTCCTCCTCCGCCTCCGTCACATCTTCTGATAAGTACGCCGTGTTCAAGCAGCTGTCTGTGGATCAGCCTGCAGAGCCTACACCCCCTGCCTCAG ATATTGGAGACAAATACAGTGTATTCAGACAACTCGAACAACCTGCGGAGAAGAAATCAGTCG GAGAAGGATTTGCAGATTTCAAGTCTGTCGGCACAGTCGATGATGGCTTCACAGACTTTAAAACAGCCGACAGCGTCTCTCCACTAGACCCTCCAGATCAAGCCAAACTCTTTCAACCTTCCTTCCCCTCTGCTTTTCCAAACTCTCAGTCACTACAGCAGCTTCCCCAGCAACCGCCAGCAGTGTCTCTTTCTCAGCCCAAAAATCCTCTCAACATGGCTGACCTGGACCTTTTCTCTTCTATAGCGCCCTCTGTTCCTGCCCCCACTGAGACAAAACCCAGCACATTCCCCTCTGTGTCTGTGCCCCCCTCTCTCGTGCTCCTGCCAGGTGGAGCAAAACCTCCGGGAGGAGGGGCAGATGAGTTTGGTGATTTTGCCCTCTTTGGCTCCTCTTCTGACTCCACTCGAGCTTCAGCCGCAGGAGGAGCTCCCTCAGCACCTCAGGATGACTTTGCAGACTTCATGGCATTTGGCAGCTCTGGTGGAGAGCCTAAAGGCGAGAGCAGCGTGGGTGTTCAAGGGGAAACCTCCACACAGCAGCGGTCTCAGCAGAGCTCTGACAAATACGACGTATTCAAACAACTTTCTCTGGAAGGAGGCCTCGCCTACGATGACACCAAGGAGAGCGGCGCCGGCTCCTTCTCGTCACTCAAGAGCGACAACGACGACTTTGCCGACTTTCAGTCCTCGAAGTTCTGCACAGCACTCGGAGCTTCTGAAAAGACTCTGGTGGACAAGGTGGCCGCGTTCAAACAGGCCAAGGAAGACTCTGCATCTGTAAAGTCCCTCGACCTCCCGTCCATCGGCGGGAGCAGCGTGGGAAAGGACGACTCTGAGGACGCGCTGTCAGTGCAGCTGGACATGAAGCTGTCGGACATGGGCGGAGACCTGAAGCACGTGATGTCAGACAGCTCTCTGGATTTGCCGGGTCTCTCTTCCCACCAGCCCCCTGCTACAG AAGGAGACGACATGAAATTTGACCCCTTTGGGACGTCGGCCCTCAGCACCTTGGCCAGCTATGACTGGTCAGACCGTGATGAAAGTCTGCCCGGTGAGGTCAGAAAGCCACCGGGCTTGGAAGGAGCTGGCCTTCCATCTTTAGTCCCCACTCAGAGGAAGGAACTGACCTTTGGCAGCACTGAAAACATCACAAGCAACTCCATAGCAAACATCATCACCTCCTTCCCTGCAGAGGACACTTCATCCGCAGATGACAAGTTTGAAGCCTTTGCTGACTTTGGCTCCGGCGACCAGGGCGGTGTCAATAACGAGGATGACTTTGGAGACTTTGCAAGTACTGTTTCGGAGAAGTCAGACTCGCCTGCTGCCACTGCCGAGGCGGGCTCAGAGGGAAACCAGAGCGAGGCCTCCGATGACTTTGGTGCCTTCCAGGGAGACAAGCCAAAGTTTGGCAGGTCTGACTTCCTCAAAGCCAGCGCTCAGGCCAAGGTCAAGTCCAGCGAGGAGATGATCAAGAACGAGTTGGCAACTTTTGATTTGTCGGTTCAAG GTTCCCACAAGCGCAGTCACAGTTTGGGTGAGAAGGAAATCAGGCGTTCACCCCCATCTCCGGCACCAGAGCAGCCCTTCAGAGACCGATCCAACACCCTGAACGAGAAGCCCGCACTGCCCGTCATCAGAGACAAGTACAAGGACCTgactggagaggtggag GAGAGCGAGCGCTACGCCTATGAGTGGCAGAGGTGCCTGGAAAGCGCTCTGgag GTCATCACCAAAGCCAACAACACCCTGAACGGGATCAGCAGCTCTTCTGTCTGCACCGAGGTCATCCAGTCTGCTCAGGGCATGGAGTACCTGCTTG GCGTGGTGGAAGTGTATCGCGTCTCTCGGCGTGTGGAGCTGGGCATCAAGGCCACGGCGGTGTGCTCTgagaagctgcagcagcagctgaaggaCATCAGCCGTGTGTGGAACAACCTCATAGGCTTCATGTCGCTGGCTAAGCTCGCT CCTGATGAAAGCTCCCTGGATTTCTCCTCCTGTATTCTGCGGCCGGGTATCAAGAATGCAAAGGACTTGGCTTGTGGGGTTTGTCTGCTCAACGTCGACGCTCGCAGCAAG AACAAAGAAGAAAGCACTATTGGACGTCTGTTTAAACGA GCATTGACTAAAGACAGGGAGAGGAGCTTAAGG GCGTTCAACTCAGAGACAGACAACTTCAAGCTGATGTACGGGGGTCATCAGTACCACGCCAGCTGTGCCAACTTCTGGATTAACTGTGTGGAGCCCAAACCCCCGGGCCTCATCCTGCCTGACCTGCTCTGA
- the synrg gene encoding synergin gamma isoform X3: protein MALRPGSGGGGSFMYPVGGGLGPPQGMVPMQQQQQQQQQGFPMVPVMQPNMQGMMGMNFGGQMPPGAIPMQGGMAIGMQTPGMQFLGQPQFMGMRPAGPQYTADMQKQMAEEHQKRLEQQQKMLEEDRKRRQFEEQKQKLRLLSSVKPKTGEKSRDDALEAIKGNLDGFSRDAKMHPTPSSQTQKPDSSPSHPSVTAPSLPPAMSEDNDEFSDFQGPVDTPTSFPLPPSSSSSSSTTTPSSFGFSSQAQPSSFAPNIGFSEDDDEFSDFVQGPVNTFPSANFHLSSQSQVQSTFPPSQSLPSSVSIHTDTQHSAVSTSTQSAFQGPSLEEKLFSSCDLTADKTAQVSFKSKQSLAEMTPRAKVSTQFQPSTKARNWAAATEDLSSVFVAEKPPEAPVPAPKLPPSAAGSSPQTSSDSAGVGVYPQQEHIQTMLPAWVYNDSLVPEMFKKVLEITMTPAGIDTAKLYPILMSSGLPREALGQIWASANRTTPGMLTKEELYTVLALIGVAQSGLPAMNVEILGQFPSPPVPNLPALAMAMAPVMPQHQQPMMTQPPVSMAMPTAAPPPVMPMTPAAPAQPPTNTNFIASFPPAQGTKADDDDFQDFQEAPKAGGDQAFSDFQGESGGSFPTTIVPQHQNSTPALLTPVSGSSSASVTSSDKYAVFKQLSVDQPAEPTPPASDIGDKYSVFRQLEQPAEKKSVGEGFADFKSVGTVDDGFTDFKTADSVSPLDPPDQAKLFQPSFPSAFPNSQSLQQLPQQPPAVSLSQPKNPLNMADLDLFSSIAPSVPAPTETKPSTFPSVSVPPSLVLLPGGAKPPGGGADEFGDFALFGSSSDSTRASAAGGAPSAPQDDFADFMAFGSSGGEPKGESSVGVQGETSTQQRSQQSSDKYDVFKQLSLEGGLAYDDTKESGAGSFSSLKSDNDDFADFQSSKFCTALGASEKTLVDKVAAFKQAKEDSASVKSLDLPSIGGSSVGKDDSEDALSVQLDMKLSDMGGDLKHVMSDSSLDLPGLSSHQPPATEGDDMKFDPFGTSALSTLASYDWSDRDESLPGEVRKPPGLEGAGLPSLVPTQRKELTFGSTENITSNSIANIITSFPAEDTSSADDKFEAFADFGSGDQGGVNNEDDFGDFASTVSEKSDSPAATAEAGSEGNQSEASDDFGAFQGDKPKFGRSDFLKASAQAKVKSSEEMIKNELATFDLSVQGSHKRSHSLGEKEIRRSPPSPAPEQPFRDRSNTLNEKPALPVIRDKYKDLTGEVEESERYAYEWQRCLESALEVITKANNTLNGISSSSVCTEVIQSAQGMEYLLGVVEVYRVSRRVELGIKATAVCSEKLQQQLKDISRVWNNLIGFMSLAKLAPDESSLDFSSCILRPGIKNAKDLACGVCLLNVDARSKNKEESTIGRLFKRALTKDRERSLRAFNSETDNFKLMYGGHQYHASCANFWINCVEPKPPGLILPDLL, encoded by the exons ATGGCGCTGCGGCCGGGATCTGGGGGAGGTGGCAG TTTTATGTATCCTGTTGGAGGAGGCTTGGGACCGCCGCAAG gcATGGTACCcatgcagcaacagcagcagcagcaacagcagggCTTCCCCATGGTTCCTGTCATGCAGCCTAACATGCAGGGCATGATGGGAATGAACTTTGGAGGCCAGATGCCCCCAGGTGCCATCCCTATGCAG GGTGGAATGGCGATTGGGATGCAGACCCCTGGGATGCAGTTCTTGGGTCAGCCACAGTTCATGGGTATGAGACCAGCAGGACCCCAGTACACGGCTGACATGCAGAAACAGATGGCTGAAGAGCACCA AAAACGtctggagcagcagcagaaaatgctggaggaagacaggaaaagaagaCAATTTGAGGAGCAGAAACAGAAGCTGAGGTTGCTCAGCAGTGTCAAACCCAAG ACGGGGGAGAAGAGCCGTGATGATGCCTTGGAGGCAATCAAAGGCAACCTGGATGGTTTCAGCAGAGACGCAAAGATGCACCCCACTCCGTCATCTCAGACCCAGAAGCCAG actcatcaccatcgCACCCGTCTGTAACTGCTCCCTCCCTTCCCCCAGCTATGTCTGAGGATAATGATGAGTTTAGTGACTTTCAGGGCCCCGTCGATACCCCCACGTCGTTCCCTTTGCCcccctcctcatcctcttcctcctccaccaccactcCCTCCAGCTTCGGGTTCTCCTCTCAGGCCCAGCCTTCATCCTTTGCCCCCAACATAGGTTTCTCTGAGGACGATGACGAGTTTAGTGACTTTGTTCAGGGACCTGTAAACACTTTCCCTTCCGCCAACTTCCACCTCTCCTCTCAGTCGCAAGTCCAATCGACTTTTCCACCCTCACAATCCCTCCCTTCTTCTGTGTCCATTCACACTGACACCCAACACTCTGCTGTCAGCACCAGCACCCAGTCTGCATTTCAAG GCCCATCCCTGGAAGAGAAGCTGTTCTCCTCCTGTGATCTCACAGCTGATAAGACTGCGCAGGTTAGCTTTAAGTCCAAGCAGAGTTTGGCTGAAATGACTCCTAGAGCTAAAGTTTCAACCCAGTTTCAGCCCAGTACTAAAGCGAGGAATTGGGCCGCGGCCACCGAGGACTTGAGCTCTGTCTTCGTCGCAGAAAAGCCACCAGAGGCCCCGGTACCAGCGCCCAAACTCCCCCCATCAGCTGCTGGCTCATCTCCTCAAACCAGTAGTGACAGTG CAGGTGTTGGTGTGTACCCACAACAAGAGCACATTCAGACCATGCTGCCCGCCTGGGTTTACAACGACAGCCTCGTCCCAG aAATGTTCAAGAAGGTTCTTGAAATCACCATGACTCCAGCAGGGATAGACACAGCCAAACTCTACCCGATATTAATGTCATCAGGTCTTCCAAGGGAAGCACTCGGGCAAATCTGGGCTTCAGCCAACCGCACAACACCTGGCATGCTGACCAAGGAGGAGCTTTACACTGTACTTGCACTAATTGGGGTGGCGCAG AGTGGCCTCCCGGCAATGAACGTGGAAATCCTCGGCCAATTTCCTTCTCCTCCCGTGCCGAACCTGCCGGCCCTGGCTATGGCCATGGCCCCTGTCATGCCTCAGCACCAGCAGCCCATGATGACCCAGCCCCCGGTCTCCATGGCCATGCCCACAGCAGCCCCGCCACCAGTCATGCCTATGACACCGGCAGCACCGGCTCAGCCACCCACAAACACAAATTTCATTGCCAGTTTCCCTCCAGCACAG GGAACCAAAGCCGATGACGATGACTTCCAGGACTTCCAGGAGGCTCCAAAGGCAGGAGGAGACCAAGCTTTCTCTGACTTTCAGGGGGAATCGGGAGGAAGCTTCCCTACTACCATTGTACCACAGCACCAAAACAG CACGCCTGCCTTGCTGACTCCAGTGTCTGGTTCCTCCTCCGCCTCCGTCACATCTTCTGATAAGTACGCCGTGTTCAAGCAGCTGTCTGTGGATCAGCCTGCAGAGCCTACACCCCCTGCCTCAG ATATTGGAGACAAATACAGTGTATTCAGACAACTCGAACAACCTGCGGAGAAGAAATCAGTCG GAGAAGGATTTGCAGATTTCAAGTCTGTCGGCACAGTCGATGATGGCTTCACAGACTTTAAAACAGCCGACAGCGTCTCTCCACTAGACCCTCCAGATCAAGCCAAACTCTTTCAACCTTCCTTCCCCTCTGCTTTTCCAAACTCTCAGTCACTACAGCAGCTTCCCCAGCAACCGCCAGCAGTGTCTCTTTCTCAGCCCAAAAATCCTCTCAACATGGCTGACCTGGACCTTTTCTCTTCTATAGCGCCCTCTGTTCCTGCCCCCACTGAGACAAAACCCAGCACATTCCCCTCTGTGTCTGTGCCCCCCTCTCTCGTGCTCCTGCCAGGTGGAGCAAAACCTCCGGGAGGAGGGGCAGATGAGTTTGGTGATTTTGCCCTCTTTGGCTCCTCTTCTGACTCCACTCGAGCTTCAGCCGCAGGAGGAGCTCCCTCAGCACCTCAGGATGACTTTGCAGACTTCATGGCATTTGGCAGCTCTGGTGGAGAGCCTAAAGGCGAGAGCAGCGTGGGTGTTCAAGGGGAAACCTCCACACAGCAGCGGTCTCAGCAGAGCTCTGACAAATACGACGTATTCAAACAACTTTCTCTGGAAGGAGGCCTCGCCTACGATGACACCAAGGAGAGCGGCGCCGGCTCCTTCTCGTCACTCAAGAGCGACAACGACGACTTTGCCGACTTTCAGTCCTCGAAGTTCTGCACAGCACTCGGAGCTTCTGAAAAGACTCTGGTGGACAAGGTGGCCGCGTTCAAACAGGCCAAGGAAGACTCTGCATCTGTAAAGTCCCTCGACCTCCCGTCCATCGGCGGGAGCAGCGTGGGAAAGGACGACTCTGAGGACGCGCTGTCAGTGCAGCTGGACATGAAGCTGTCGGACATGGGCGGAGACCTGAAGCACGTGATGTCAGACAGCTCTCTGGATTTGCCGGGTCTCTCTTCCCACCAGCCCCCTGCTACAG AAGGAGACGACATGAAATTTGACCCCTTTGGGACGTCGGCCCTCAGCACCTTGGCCAGCTATGACTGGTCAGACCGTGATGAAAGTCTGCCCGGTGAGGTCAGAAAGCCACCGGGCTTGGAAGGAGCTGGCCTTCCATCTTTAGTCCCCACTCAGAGGAAGGAACTGACCTTTGGCAGCACTGAAAACATCACAAGCAACTCCATAGCAAACATCATCACCTCCTTCCCTGCAGAGGACACTTCATCCGCAGATGACAAGTTTGAAGCCTTTGCTGACTTTGGCTCCGGCGACCAGGGCGGTGTCAATAACGAGGATGACTTTGGAGACTTTGCAAGTACTGTTTCGGAGAAGTCAGACTCGCCTGCTGCCACTGCCGAGGCGGGCTCAGAGGGAAACCAGAGCGAGGCCTCCGATGACTTTGGTGCCTTCCAGGGAGACAAGCCAAAGTTTGGCAGGTCTGACTTCCTCAAAGCCAGCGCTCAGGCCAAGGTCAAGTCCAGCGAGGAGATGATCAAGAACGAGTTGGCAACTTTTGATTTGTCGGTTCAAG GTTCCCACAAGCGCAGTCACAGTTTGGGTGAGAAGGAAATCAGGCGTTCACCCCCATCTCCGGCACCAGAGCAGCCCTTCAGAGACCGATCCAACACCCTGAACGAGAAGCCCGCACTGCCCGTCATCAGAGACAAGTACAAGGACCTgactggagaggtggag GAGAGCGAGCGCTACGCCTATGAGTGGCAGAGGTGCCTGGAAAGCGCTCTGgag GTCATCACCAAAGCCAACAACACCCTGAACGGGATCAGCAGCTCTTCTGTCTGCACCGAGGTCATCCAGTCTGCTCAGGGCATGGAGTACCTGCTTG GCGTGGTGGAAGTGTATCGCGTCTCTCGGCGTGTGGAGCTGGGCATCAAGGCCACGGCGGTGTGCTCTgagaagctgcagcagcagctgaaggaCATCAGCCGTGTGTGGAACAACCTCATAGGCTTCATGTCGCTGGCTAAGCTCGCT CCTGATGAAAGCTCCCTGGATTTCTCCTCCTGTATTCTGCGGCCGGGTATCAAGAATGCAAAGGACTTGGCTTGTGGGGTTTGTCTGCTCAACGTCGACGCTCGCAGCAAG AACAAAGAAGAAAGCACTATTGGACGTCTGTTTAAACGA GCATTGACTAAAGACAGGGAGAGGAGCTTAAGG GCGTTCAACTCAGAGACAGACAACTTCAAGCTGATGTACGGGGGTCATCAGTACCACGCCAGCTGTGCCAACTTCTGGATTAACTGTGTGGAGCCCAAACCCCCGGGCCTCATCCTGCCTGACCTGCTCTGA